AATTACTTCTGCTTagaaatgtaaattaaattcatcACTCTTTAATATTAACATGTATTGTTAACTGTTGATGATTtgtggtatatgatttttaccCACAGACTTGTGTGTTCTCTAGTTCCGAGCCTTGCCGAGGAGGGAGAAATAACACATGGAGTTGGTTAACCCTCATATACAATCGCAATTATGAGAAAATCTTTTACCAGATAGTTTtacaaaacttcattttttataCCAAGATTAGGTATACAACCGCAATCATGAAAAAATCTTTTACCACATGTTTttacaaaacttaatttttttatatcaacattACAGGTGTAAGCCGCCCAACACATGCATTTTACTGCAAGATATcagctatttattttattttttcaaatcaaataatttgaaagacattttttgatcaataaataaTTACTCAAATATTGTTACCATGCATGAAAAGAactgaatattttaaatttgtatctGTTGGTTTTAATAAAATTCTATATAACTCTCTAAAAGTTCTATAAACAagtgtttttttaattctttatacaTGTGTAAGCTTAGGAGACCGACTTGGTGTTTTGCTAAAAAGTACGATAAAAAACTGATACTTAAAAGGGACCATCCTAAGATATCCAAATGCACACTATTTTGCTCTTCATCTGGAACATTACAAACGTAAATTGGtacaataaattaattataaaaggCAAGGAAAAATAACCATTAGAATAGAATATGTCACTGTGAAAAATTAATAAGGCgtaaaaatgtttacttttatctcatacgtgtggtatatactacccgtgtgataaacctttgctttatcaaacgggtgatgcttcatcaaatactttctgtccgaactatttttgacacaatctctcgcttcaacgctttagtgacatattttcgaagatttgcacGTACTtttaacataactatatctattAAAAATAGAGAGCATTCGCCACTTTGTGTTTGTCAACAAACTtaattattcaagtcttctgatcagtatttccatttaatcaggtgataaagtaaaataaaatattgagagctaaaaaattatatcaaggtttatttcagtgaaacattAAAACCGTTTGATTTATATCCGAGATGACTTACGAAATTTTTTCGtgcaaggtcacaataaccgcataacaaaacgttgcatcatcgtttttaaattaattcggATCATATatgggactgtctcaaaagctttatagtatgagataaatagaacattaattttataattgtgtgattttatatttcctTTATCAAATTTGTTGTTCGTTTCTTTTTCCCTGTTATTGTTAAGTCTTTATTATCGAACGAATTCTTTGATTCATTATACCCcctgcaaacgaagtttggggggtatataggaatcaccttgtctgtTCGTCCATCTGTCAGTCTgcgcaatcgtgtccggtccatctttcttatggagaaaaactggaagttcttacttcatacaaaatttgcttatgacctaagggtgtgacATCACCTTGAcacaaggtcatttgggcaaggtcaaagTCACTGgtagaaaaaatgcaaattcgtgtccggtccatatctttcttatggacaaatattgaagttcttaattcacataaagattgcttataacctgagggtgtgtcatgaccttgacccaaggtcaattaaggaagttcaaggtcattgtttcaaaaatgcttaattccTCTCTGTGTCATGTCATGTATTTATGGAAATATttgaagctaaaatttgacacaaaggggggggggggcgtagtataaaacttcaaattcaatcattatttcttattttcatatcaattttttacatgctcccaaaaaaggtgccccccccccccgatgctacttGTCTGTTTAGTTCCGAAAGTAAATGAATACTGTCAGTTAACGACCTCaatctttaaataaaagacaTTATTATTATCTACCTTGTATTTATTTTGCATGTACTCTTTAACGGCAAGTAAGATTTATAATCATAATGCGatcaaatgtgtatttaaaaaagatacacCAGAAATACGtttgttttaataagaaaactttCACGCTATGAAAAGTAAACGAGATATCaaacccccccaaaaaataaggaattctaTAGTGATTGCTAGGTGACCAAATCAACTGATGCATAAAAAACGGGGTTGCAAAGCCGTGAAATATATTCATACATGTGGGTATATAATgcagttttaacaaaatgaacttataaaatatttcttaaagtgaaaattaaaaacaaccAACATATATCGCTTGTAAGATTTActatttatcaaaacattttgaGCTGGTTTTGGGGAGTTGATTtcaatcaactctcctatgcagttactctggcaaaccgaaactaaaacagtgtttggacattctatatttagaggtcgcgtcATCAAGCTATAACGTGACCTGGTGTACACATTGCCAGGgagtcggatattaacggagagaGTCGAGCATCTCGTTGAACGAGAGTAGATTTCATTATTGCTTGGACCCATATATTAGTTGGAATATTTCGATCACTGATACATAACgttagtttgatggaattaattctatctttaaaagCATTTCAGTTAATTTCAACTTTACATGCATCAGTCTGATCTcgtcaattttaaaatgaatgccTTAAAGTTAAACTCAAATTCTCCAAGTCAGCCATTGGCATGCAGTAGAAACGTTAACGTCCGTATGTTGAGAGTTTGTGTATCGGACTGATAGGTACCATTAACGTTTTATGTTTATAGTGTACATTGATACTTTGCGGAAATTGACATTTTAACAAGTTAGCTTGGATTTGAATCAACGTTTTCCTGAACGCACAGAGTAAATACATAGATATGCatgatgttttattaaaattatatttgaattagcgcccccccccccccaaaaaaagcgaaaatacatgtagaatgcTCAGTTAATAGAATGTAATGCGTTTATATGTAGGTGATATGTGTTTTGTTACAGTCTTTGGATTCGCGATTTTTAAATCACCCTCACAGTTATGTAGTATTGATTtagcatttattattaaatattaaaacaacaattatattCACTTAtcaaatgaagaaattttaacttTCTCGAGATATTCCTTTGCTTTGGCGTTCCAAATTAATACATAAAAGTCCATAATAACAAAGGAAACTTTGATATTTGCTTGATCATGAATATTAGCATTAAACGAAATGCTTCATTAGACAATAGACACggattatttgaaatttttagcttttccatgaaaaaaaaaaaaataacttattttaataaaaatcaatatgacATTTCCTTCCTTTGTTGCATAGCATCATTATATTTGTCTCTTTGAACCGgaattatgttcattttcaaaaatagaaactTTTCTCCCTTTTTTACAAGGCATCAAATTATTTGTCTGATTGAACCGGAATTGTGTTCAGTTATGCCTGTTTAGTTTTAAATACTCAGGAATAAACATCATATAATACTGATCAAAACCATTCGCATAAGCGATTTGTTAAAGATGGCGTTTATTAAAGTCACACAGATGATTGAAAAAGAGAGGCAAACAGTCGCTCCCCGGGACTTCTGGAGGTGTGCacgtgaaaaacaaaataaggacAAGTTCGACGATTCTCTTGTTTTTGACAATTGTTTAACTGAAAATGTATTAAGTATCTCTTCTAGTGACCAAGTCAGCAATACGTGGAACAAGAGTACTGAATTAGATAAAGCACTCAAACATGATGATAATTTGATGAAAGACTTGGAAGAAGACTCCGACAATATTGTCAGTGAGAACATCTCTCGTGACGATTTTGACGCGACAGATTATTTTGACAGCGAGGACGAATACTGGGATAGTCTCAGAAACAAAGACATCAAAGAAGACTTATGTTCACATTTTCGCTTCTATCATCTACCGCACAGCGTCAAGGATATCGTCTCAAATGCATGTAAGTCATTTTTTATTAGATTGTTATCACATTATATTTGTTGGTTTTCAAAAGATATATACCATACTACAACACGTTAGTGAATAACTatgttttgaagttttttctatactaatttttataataacattaaaaatgatttcaatggtaaaaaaatgtagttaggacactttttttttcatgttcaggTCATAGTTTGGAAGCGTATGATAGGTCTCCAGATTTTACACCAGCTGTTCAAAAGTTTGCGGAAGAAAACAGTTTTGAGATACACGACGTGTATGGAGATAATAACTGTCTGTTTCGTGCAGTGGCAGACCAGTTCATGATTAATGGCTGTCCTGGACACACAGAAGTGTCGTTACGCGATACAGCTATTGAGTAAGACAGTTATATACAGGCAAAAAATGTCATGTGTTCGCGCTAAAATTCCTTGTAGTTTTGAGTTTCTGTTagttttagattttatattacaaaatattaattgtttttagaTCTGAATGGATATAAGGTTAACAAAGTTCTAAGATAATTACTTTTTTGCGCCTCAAAAACCTGATTCCTTAATTTTCTCACGAAAATTAACAAATAAGACCCTTGTCCAGTGATAAAGATGACTTAATTAGGGCTCCCCCGAGGAATCTGTGTAGGAACCAATAATGATTGTCTTTGAccaaaaaaataagataaatgaAACTGATTGGTTTGAGTATATCATTTTATCGTGTCTTTTCTTTTGaatgatttaatcaaatttacctTAAAACAGTTTTGGTAGAAAAAAGCAAGAAcatcaaaaaattgataaagggctgtgattttatacaaaatattgacTTTGTCTAAGATATGCTTTGCGTTAggcctaatacatgtattatatgcaTCACTTCGAATATTCTATCTTTTTCAGCCGCTTGAGATTAGATCCTTCAAAATATGATGTAATTGAATCAACATTTCTGCCAGGAGAGCCATGGgaggaatatataaaaaaaatggatcaAACCAAAGAATGGGGCGTTAAAACGATTTTACAGGCACTGGCGGACGTCTTCCTTCTGCagatcaatattttcaatttcgttCACAGTGATATCAGACCCTCCAAGATTACTATAAAATCAACTGAGAATGTTGTTCCAAAGCCTTTCCATATTTTCCTTGGACTCGTTGGGGACTTTCATACGTTTAGCTTGCGTCCTTTGCAATGGATGTCAGAATTGCCTTACAGtaaatgttttttcttctttatttttaccTCACCTTTTGTTAATAGAAAACAAATACATTCTTCTCGCTATACTTTGTCGGTAAAGTTTTACTAAAATTCCACATATGTGTTGaaactaatatgttttacggtgcgaccgttggggcgagcgcagcatgtgatcaaataatgaattatgataaatcaatgaaaataaaagtatcaacataactgaatttgaatgcaaaataaaatataaacatgcctattttttctagtaaatttttattattcagaatttataagattgtttatttatttaaatagaatttatctcagacacaatgttgttgaataataaagattttaacataatgtttattgcagtttatttcctcttttcttgtagcagacatttttttttttaaacttagtacatataaaaaattgacttatcatagagtccccccccccgtttaaaaaaatgtaatttacgtataaaaaaaattgctgatcatataagaaaaacggttttgccccccccccccggggaggatgtaataaatgtgaaaacaaAGATACCGTTGAGCAGTTAAAGAGCTAAATGTATACTACGCATTCACCATTCCTTACCCGGATTAGAATttccctgattttgagaatttctttttcattttgcttgtaaatattttttgaatgatgctccgcgcccccttttaaaaaacgttcctggaaattactgtaaatatatagtggataaaataaatgtgagcattcatccaaatgagagcaagttacaactgtttaatttcctatgtaaaaaaatgtCCCCATTTgttagctttgcaagattttgagaagattttggtatttatattttagcagatttacaataactacttagagtaatttccccttattgtaaagtcaaagttcacgtcggtcaagtgtcgtctgtctctttgaaaaaaaaccctgaaaaaaactaagtgaaatatactgttttgtttacttaaaaagcatgatattcttgaaattacacaatttatctgtttctcaaaagttttactttgattctcgcgagaaggaATCAAGTCTAGTGAGATTGTCCaacattgataaattgcattgtgggtcgaaatttactgactccgaaaaattcagtgggatcaatgtgcaagaaatccattgtgacgtcaatcgaaggaacgacaactctgttagtcttatgtaatggaattattttatttacaatgcatgatgtacatagtcttttatcttgttctcgtgagagtgtgaaatgggaaaccatatttatagggaattactgggacgattaaaacaaggcattactggtccgatttactgacgccaaaaaaatccgttgaatgaatgtgcaactagtccgaattttctattcacacacgccttgccggtagagctcgcttcgcgccggcgctgcgcgctggtgagctgcgctcgctattaatcATATATATCGTTTTATGTACCGTACTTTGATAAAAAGATGTTCTGTTTTAAACATAACTTGCAGACCATGTTTCTAAAAATTCCATCTCCATTTAGAATATCATTTTAAATCGCGTTTGTCTCGCCAATTTACTAATGCAAGATAAGTAACCGTTTTGTCTTCTTTCAAAAACTTTCAAGAATCGGTAGATTTATTGTTGATTagttgatattttataaatgtacagCCAGTTAAAGATACATGTGTAACCCACACGTTGTACTTTTCAGAATCCAGTCGACTTAAAAGGAAAAGAGgaactgattttaatcagacttgaaatgaaaaaagaacgcaaaaatttgcaaaaagttaaaatttatctaattttttaatttgtacaaCACTATTTGTTTTTCTTCCAGAAGCTCAAATCTTTCGACTGTTGGTGACATGTACGGACAAAAATCTGGATGAAAGAAGAAACATTGTAGACAGAAAGTTGGCGCTATTATCCCAAGGACATATTCCTGAATCTCAATTAGCGAAACATGTTCAGTTTGTCTTGCATTGTATTTCTCTTGAAGATAAAAGGAAACAAGGGCAACCTTTTGAGAAATCTCATTTTGAATTGATATTCAAGTCATACAGTGGAGGTGATTTGGAGCCAGAAGAATCATTCGGTAAATATTCAGACAGTCTAATGAAATTAAGctcatttttgtttctttgttgtaGCGCTTTTATggttttttaaaaccatttttcttttattacagAAATTCGAAATAGATTGGTGAGCAATCATTCACAGTTTGACCCTTTGTCAGGAATACCCTTACCGTACTTGAGTTTTGTCATTAAACTTATTTTTCCATTCAAGCATTTTGAAGGTCACTATTGCAAACACCACCTGCTGGAAAGTGGAGAAGTAATTTTTCACTATCTTGGTTCTTGTGCGGACCAAAGTTCTTTCACTCTGCGAGACATCAGTCGAACTAAAAGGATGTCTAAATTGCAATTTAGTAGGAAGAGATCTAAACCCAGGAACAGGGTTGTTGTAATTAAACGAGACAAAAGGGCGACATATGGCAAAGACTCAATCAGAGAATGTCCCGATCATGCCCATGTTATTATTGATTCAACAGATTCACACCCTGGATACTGCAAACTTAGGCTATCGCCATCGTTTTCAAGTGATACTGAGGTTAACGTTTTTCAAACTGGTGCAAACAGATATCTCAAGGCTTTTAGAATTACTGACAGATTACGCACACAATTAGAAGCGGTACACTTAGGAAA
This genomic window from Crassostrea angulata isolate pt1a10 chromosome 8, ASM2561291v2, whole genome shotgun sequence contains:
- the LOC128158060 gene encoding uncharacterized protein LOC128158060 produces the protein MAFIKVTQMIEKERQTVAPRDFWRCAREKQNKDKFDDSLVFDNCLTENVLSISSSDQVSNTWNKSTELDKALKHDDNLMKDLEEDSDNIVSENISRDDFDATDYFDSEDEYWDSLRNKDIKEDLCSHFRFYHLPHSVKDIVSNACHSLEAYDRSPDFTPAVQKFAEENSFEIHDVYGDNNCLFRAVADQFMINGCPGHTEVSLRDTAIDRLRLDPSKYDVIESTFLPGEPWEEYIKKMDQTKEWGVKTILQALADVFLLQINIFNFVHSDIRPSKITIKSTENVVPKPFHIFLGLVGDFHTFSLRPLQWMSELPYKAQIFRLLVTCTDKNLDERRNIVDRKLALLSQGHIPESQLAKHVQFVLHCISLEDKRKQGQPFEKSHFELIFKSYSGGDLEPEESFEIRNRLVSNHSQFDPLSGIPLPYLSFVIKLIFPFKHFEGHYCKHHLLESGEVIFHYLGSCADQSSFTLRDISRTKRMSKLQFSRKRSKPRNRVVVIKRDKRATYGKDSIRECPDHAHVIIDSTDSHPGYCKLRLSPSFSSDTEVNVFQTGANRYLKAFRITDRLRTQLEAVHLGKVECIGVPCYTFPFFQRWVESKKDHFPSREVITLIVREGCTLIPKAHPKSKCQDIEWQFNFSMGEHLLFKSLTVAQKHGFFVLKVLLDNMVHHVPFKTKHLKSVFLMACEKLPSGAWETNISGCVLYVLDLLLSCLKAKFLPNYFIPENNLIDCHRDEDINTLCVVVEYIRLFPASVIQFVAEKHGYTFGPNLIKNALSKIQYFTDRHMQRAFNEMFGPLTIATAKIMAKIGLYDISFDILEELFEQSLLIPQTGLRQTSLSFFDLFISALMEMKQKASRVILAQTFDMKMGSNLSEMVLEKERGSLQTYLPWIIDKRIGWVEVSNESNSDLSTIANFLYEFSKREYGRQNSVLAELSITTAIQCIQEVLKEDNVEGENTKNIGLETDVEARKQMLKRKLISFYMHVYRISELDHLQHPLIEHMDEIEKLCREFPEMTGEVCSMFSFLGQKAKRQEYAQKFYHLYGTDITFINMET